One genomic segment of Cellulophaga sp. HaHaR_3_176 includes these proteins:
- a CDS encoding glyoxalase — MNERNHSMLKIRPEIATARITENMSSNEYFQNKTLRPILKAQNPLLLAVFKNYIKKHKNNYYTFSLEKRLGFIENAIQKDIKFRNSLKGILIGLFTLDEYELYIQNSSALNKRMMGMVIDRLKDQIQFFEEEKTLIK; from the coding sequence ATGAACGAAAGAAATCATAGCATGTTAAAAATTCGACCAGAAATTGCTACGGCTCGAATTACAGAAAATATGAGTAGTAACGAATATTTTCAAAATAAAACATTAAGACCTATTTTAAAAGCACAAAACCCACTTTTACTTGCTGTTTTTAAAAATTATATTAAAAAACATAAAAACAATTATTATACTTTTTCCTTAGAAAAAAGATTAGGTTTTATAGAGAATGCAATACAAAAAGATATAAAGTTTAGAAATTCTTTAAAAGGTATTTTAATAGGCCTATTTACATTAGACGAGTACGAATTATATATACAAAACTCATCTGCTTTAAATAAACGAATGATGGGTATGGTTATAGATCGCTTAAAAGATCAAATTCAGTTTTTTGAAGAAGAGAAAACATTAATCAAATAA
- a CDS encoding acyl-CoA thioesterase gives MRFHTRKWVKPEDLNANETLFGGTLLAWIDEEAALYSIIQLENKKVVTKYMSEINFMSTAVKGDIVEIGIEVVKFGVSSLTLNCEVRNKMTHETIVTVDNIIMVNLDAEGKPLAHHKTKIEYVKDRLASQE, from the coding sequence ATGAGATTTCATACTAGAAAATGGGTAAAACCAGAAGACTTAAATGCTAACGAAACACTTTTTGGAGGTACACTTTTAGCTTGGATTGATGAGGAAGCTGCTCTTTACAGCATTATTCAATTAGAGAATAAAAAAGTAGTAACAAAATACATGTCAGAAATTAATTTTATGAGTACTGCTGTTAAAGGCGATATTGTTGAAATTGGTATTGAAGTAGTTAAATTCGGTGTATCATCTTTAACTTTAAATTGTGAAGTTCGTAATAAAATGACGCATGAAACTATTGTTACAGTTGATAATATTATTATGGTAAATTTAGATGCAGAAGGTAAACCTCTTGCTCATCATAAAACAAAAATTGAATATGTTAAAGACCGATTAGCATCTCAAGAATAA
- a CDS encoding DUF72 domain-containing protein, with the protein MKFGKVENPDLIDFTIPVDDPYTEVNLSKYKDITTFNVSVGCAKWNKQDLKNFYPKGTKDELAYYATQFNSIELNATFYRIFPAEQHQKWYDKTPSDFKFFPKIVQNVSHLRRLNDDAYPYIDEFLNVSAHLKEKLGTIFLQMHNNFGPKNWDRVVKFVEYWPKEYPLAMEFRHTDWFNDKVVSQELYHLLEENNITNILVDTAGRRDIMHMRLTNNEAFIRYVGANHPSDKDRLDDWILKLQDWKVKGLNNIHFFIHQNMELESPLLSAHFITNLNKKLGTNLSIPKTLTDSGSLLF; encoded by the coding sequence ATGAAATTTGGAAAGGTTGAAAACCCCGATTTAATTGATTTTACAATACCAGTTGATGACCCATATACAGAGGTTAATTTATCTAAATATAAAGATATTACTACATTTAATGTTTCAGTTGGCTGTGCTAAATGGAATAAACAAGATTTAAAAAATTTCTATCCAAAGGGTACAAAAGATGAGTTAGCTTATTATGCTACTCAATTTAATAGTATAGAATTAAATGCTACTTTTTACAGAATTTTTCCTGCCGAGCAACATCAAAAATGGTACGATAAAACACCTTCTGATTTTAAATTCTTTCCTAAAATAGTACAAAATGTCAGTCATTTAAGAAGGTTAAATGATGATGCATACCCATATATAGATGAGTTTTTAAATGTATCAGCTCATTTAAAAGAAAAATTAGGAACCATATTTTTGCAAATGCATAATAATTTCGGGCCTAAAAATTGGGATAGAGTAGTGAAATTTGTTGAATATTGGCCAAAAGAATATCCATTGGCGATGGAGTTCAGACATACAGATTGGTTTAATGATAAAGTAGTATCTCAAGAATTATATCATTTGTTAGAAGAAAATAATATAACTAACATACTTGTTGATACAGCAGGCAGAAGAGATATTATGCATATGCGTTTAACAAATAATGAAGCTTTTATACGTTATGTTGGTGCAAACCACCCAAGTGATAAAGATAGGTTAGATGATTGGATACTTAAATTACAAGATTGGAAGGTAAAAGGTTTGAATAACATTCATTTCTTTATTCATCAAAATATGGAATTGGAGTCTCCATTATTATCGGCACACTTTATTACTAATTTAAATAAAAAGCTAGGGACTAATTTAAGTATTCCCAAAACGCTTACGGATTCTGGCTCATTGTTATTCTAA
- a CDS encoding DUF2461 domain-containing protein, whose protein sequence is MEKVVLTKDVLDFLENLKKNNTREWFDEHKPLFKEKETLIKSFNKAVMEGLNTTDEIEKMKLFRIYRDVRFSKDKTPYKEHFACSFTRAGAKLRGGYYVRIKPRESFIAAGFWEPNKEDLLRVRKELELDADEFRQTINEPSLKKVWGNITGDELKTAPRNFDKEHKDIDLIKKKQFIFVKNVTDKEVISSKFSENTVASFKAIRPFFDLMSDILTTDLNGESLFD, encoded by the coding sequence ATGGAAAAGGTAGTACTAACAAAAGATGTGTTAGATTTTTTAGAGAATTTAAAGAAAAATAATACACGTGAGTGGTTTGATGAGCATAAACCTTTGTTTAAAGAAAAAGAGACTTTAATAAAAAGTTTTAATAAGGCTGTTATGGAAGGGCTTAATACTACAGATGAGATAGAAAAAATGAAGCTTTTTCGTATTTACAGAGATGTTCGTTTTTCGAAAGATAAAACACCTTATAAAGAACATTTTGCTTGTTCGTTTACAAGAGCAGGAGCTAAGCTTAGAGGGGGATATTATGTTAGAATAAAACCAAGAGAAAGTTTTATTGCAGCAGGTTTTTGGGAACCGAATAAAGAAGATTTATTAAGGGTTAGAAAGGAGTTGGAGTTAGATGCTGATGAGTTTAGACAAACTATAAATGAGCCTTCGCTAAAAAAAGTATGGGGTAATATTACAGGAGATGAATTAAAAACAGCACCTAGAAATTTTGATAAGGAACATAAAGACATCGATTTAATTAAAAAAAAGCAATTTATTTTTGTTAAAAATGTAACAGATAAAGAAGTGATCTCTTCAAAATTTTCAGAAAATACAGTTGCCTCTTTTAAAGCTATTAGACCGTTTTTTGATTTAATGAGTGATATTTTGACAACAGACTTAAACGGAGAATCGTTATTTGATTAA